From Solwaraspora sp. WMMD1047, the proteins below share one genomic window:
- a CDS encoding ATP/GTP-binding protein produces MSHRPSGGRVTSAKIVIAGGFGVGKTTLVGSVSEITPLTTEAIMTSAGVGVDDTRQVPGKTTTTVAMDFGRISIDRDLILYLFGTPGQTRFWFMWDELVRGAIGAVVLVDTRRLADCFAAIDFFEHRRLPYLVAINCFDGMQYHDPQDVRDALAISADVPVVACDARNRESTKHVLISLVEYVLTMRRSRAVAPA; encoded by the coding sequence ATGTCTCACCGCCCGAGTGGTGGGCGCGTGACCTCGGCGAAGATTGTCATCGCCGGTGGGTTCGGCGTCGGCAAGACGACGCTGGTCGGCTCGGTCTCGGAGATTACGCCGCTGACCACCGAGGCGATCATGACCTCGGCCGGCGTCGGGGTCGACGACACCCGCCAGGTGCCGGGCAAGACGACAACGACCGTGGCCATGGACTTCGGTCGTATCTCGATCGACCGGGACCTGATCCTCTACCTGTTCGGCACGCCTGGCCAGACGCGGTTCTGGTTCATGTGGGACGAACTGGTGCGGGGGGCGATCGGTGCCGTCGTGCTCGTCGACACCCGCCGGTTGGCCGACTGCTTCGCGGCCATCGACTTCTTCGAGCATCGGCGACTGCCGTACCTGGTCGCGATCAACTGCTTCGACGGCATGCAGTACCACGACCCGCAGGACGTCCGGGACGCGCTGGCGATCTCCGCCGACGTTCCGGTGGTGGCGTGCGACGCCCGCAACCGGGAGTCGACGAAGCACGTTCTCATCTCGCTCGTCGAGTACGTGCTGACCATGCGCCGCTCCCGGGCCGTGGCGCCGGCCTGA
- a CDS encoding DUF742 domain-containing protein encodes MADRDEPTGALVRPYAVTRGRTRPRLDIAMEALVETTVRGRSAGNGNGGQGREHQYIAALCDGRLQSLAEIAARMQLPLGVARVLIADMAADGLVAVHEPTILDDADDAVGTELLERVLSGLRRL; translated from the coding sequence ATGGCTGACCGCGATGAGCCGACCGGTGCGCTGGTCCGGCCATACGCCGTCACCCGTGGCCGTACCCGCCCGAGGCTCGATATCGCCATGGAGGCGCTCGTCGAAACGACGGTGCGCGGTCGGTCCGCCGGAAACGGTAACGGCGGACAGGGTCGTGAGCATCAATACATCGCCGCGCTGTGTGACGGTCGGCTGCAGTCGCTCGCGGAGATCGCGGCGCGGATGCAGCTGCCCCTCGGCGTCGCCCGGGTTCTGATCGCCGACATGGCCGCCGATGGCCTGGTGGCGGTGCACGAACCGACAATCCTGGACGACGCCGACGATGCGGTGGGCACTGAACTGCTGGAGAGGGTGCTGAGTGGACTTCGCAGGCTCTGA
- a CDS encoding roadblock/LC7 domain-containing protein, which produces MTTTQDLGWLLANFADRVPGVAHAIAVSADGLLLASSRDLPRDRADQLAAISSGLVSLTQGAARCFEGGAVLQTVVEMDNGFLFLMSISDGSSFAVLAARSCDVGQVGYEMALLVDRVGDALTPAPRAAAGMLG; this is translated from the coding sequence ATGACCACTACGCAGGATCTTGGTTGGCTGCTTGCCAACTTCGCCGACCGGGTACCCGGGGTCGCGCACGCGATCGCCGTCTCGGCCGACGGTCTGCTCCTCGCGTCGTCGCGAGACCTTCCACGCGACCGGGCCGACCAACTCGCGGCGATCTCGTCGGGGCTGGTCAGCCTGACCCAGGGCGCGGCCCGCTGCTTCGAGGGTGGGGCGGTGTTGCAGACGGTGGTCGAGATGGACAATGGGTTCCTGTTCCTGATGTCCATCTCGGATGGTTCGTCATTCGCAGTCCTGGCTGCCCGCAGTTGCGACGTGGGGCAGGTCGGGTATGAGATGGCATTGCTCGTCGACCGGGTGGGTGACGCGTTGACGCCAGCGCCCCGGGCCGCCGCGGGAATGCTGGGCTGA
- a CDS encoding nitrate- and nitrite sensing domain-containing protein, with amino-acid sequence MSKRPKTANTFLSRLRRPFGRLRDMPIWSKLGLIMIVPTLATVVVGTTGLIDHLETAGDADRARTLANLSAVSGELVHDLQDERAAAVLLLGAQSEANKEKYLDVYSKLHPVVDEAKGPYSQQRSALTDLPANFDALLTRIDQSLADLPGTRSQVVNARLKLTDAAQSYEGLISDLLDIRDSATQLAGDTGLSERMRAAAATARAKEFLSVRRIVVHRALIQNALTPVLRTDYIATETGQQQALQTFQAVASRSEAEFYEQTVAGSDQREADNYSGWIRGRTTESMADAPFDADAWDAAMVGNAALIRAVESRLDSDVVDQAAALRNDVRQQVFVETGLLLSMLLLAILLAYLVARSMARSLRELRQGALSIAQYGLPHAVSRLRDPALTAHMSPVQAANQIAEPLPVRSRDEFGQVTEAFNAVHLEAVRTAAEQAALRSSVATMFVNLARRSQILVDRLIGHLDRLERGEEDPDRLGELFQLDHLATRMRRNDENLLVLAGADSTRVQREPAALIDVLRAAQSEVEHYTRIEFGVVDRDIEVAAHAVNDLVHLVAELFDNATAFSPPDSQVMVEARRVGDRAVLYVEDRGIGISPDQLSDLNERLATPPQVDVAVSRMMGLVVVARLAARHGVKVELRPGSDRGTVADVTLPTSVLVPRALAGRGQPGAFAGANGGQPGANGGQQAPPPQRPAFPAPLALESGPAARDPEPAPAARPFEFDAPLNGGGLSRSGPPSRSMPAWSDLTGARSGMNGGSAFTPRPASNGRGAEPLPQRRAIEEEPAEGDATTGGPVGGIPRQMPSNPEARSGLESMAPPVPSAPPARPVSAPPVRSAPPTQGQPGAAPPAWPPVSAPERDQSTPAVPERLAAALDMTAELPRVARPAPATPVTAPPPAPATAAQGRFADETMELPIFRELESAWFRTRRPASEEAAGPGAPKPVAASESTAQFVTADATSGAGQPVPASAASRPAATPTLTGPAAGSGIGNGAAGRRGEATSSDWQTAADDGWRAASAAADARAAETTNTGLPKRVPMAQLVPGGVEKPNNSVQRRTPEAVRGLLSAYHRGVQRGRSHPSDEHPTNPEATPAGQQSSQADSGRAAGSSQKEHEG; translated from the coding sequence GTGAGCAAGCGGCCGAAGACGGCGAACACTTTCCTGTCGCGTCTCCGCCGGCCATTCGGCCGGCTCCGCGACATGCCGATCTGGTCGAAGCTCGGTCTCATCATGATCGTGCCGACCCTCGCCACCGTCGTGGTCGGCACGACCGGGCTCATCGACCACCTGGAGACCGCGGGTGACGCAGACCGCGCCCGCACCCTCGCCAACCTCTCCGCCGTCTCCGGCGAACTGGTGCACGACCTGCAGGACGAGCGGGCCGCCGCGGTGCTCCTGCTGGGCGCCCAGAGCGAGGCGAACAAGGAGAAGTACCTCGACGTCTACAGCAAGCTGCACCCGGTCGTCGACGAGGCGAAGGGGCCGTACTCCCAGCAGCGCAGCGCGCTCACCGACCTACCGGCCAACTTCGACGCCCTGCTCACCCGGATCGACCAGAGCCTGGCCGACCTGCCGGGCACCCGCAGCCAGGTCGTCAACGCCCGGCTCAAGCTCACCGACGCGGCCCAGTCGTACGAGGGCCTGATCAGCGACCTGCTCGACATCCGGGACTCCGCCACCCAGCTCGCCGGCGACACCGGCCTGAGTGAGCGGATGCGTGCCGCCGCGGCGACCGCGCGGGCCAAGGAGTTCCTTTCGGTCCGCCGGATCGTCGTGCACCGGGCCCTGATCCAGAACGCGCTGACCCCGGTCCTGCGGACCGACTACATCGCCACCGAGACCGGCCAGCAGCAGGCGCTGCAGACCTTCCAGGCGGTGGCGAGCCGGTCCGAGGCCGAGTTCTACGAGCAGACCGTGGCCGGCTCCGACCAGCGGGAGGCCGACAACTACAGCGGCTGGATCCGGGGCCGGACGACCGAGAGCATGGCCGACGCGCCGTTCGACGCGGACGCCTGGGACGCCGCCATGGTCGGCAACGCCGCGCTGATCCGGGCCGTCGAGTCCCGGCTCGACTCGGACGTGGTCGACCAGGCCGCCGCGCTGCGCAACGACGTACGCCAGCAGGTCTTCGTCGAGACCGGCCTGCTGCTGAGCATGCTGCTGCTGGCGATCCTGCTCGCCTACCTGGTCGCCCGGTCGATGGCCCGCTCGCTGCGGGAGCTGCGCCAGGGCGCGCTCTCCATCGCCCAGTACGGCCTGCCGCACGCGGTGTCCCGGCTGCGCGATCCCGCGCTGACCGCGCACATGTCGCCGGTCCAGGCCGCGAACCAGATCGCCGAACCGCTACCGGTCCGGAGCCGGGACGAGTTCGGCCAGGTCACCGAGGCGTTCAACGCGGTCCACCTGGAGGCCGTCCGGACCGCCGCCGAGCAGGCCGCGCTGCGCTCCTCGGTCGCGACGATGTTCGTCAACCTGGCCCGCCGGTCGCAGATCCTGGTCGACCGCCTGATCGGCCACCTCGACCGGCTGGAGCGCGGCGAGGAGGACCCGGACCGGCTGGGCGAGCTGTTCCAGCTCGACCACCTCGCCACCCGGATGCGCCGCAACGACGAGAACCTGCTGGTGCTCGCCGGGGCGGACTCCACCCGGGTGCAGCGCGAGCCGGCCGCCCTGATCGACGTGCTGCGGGCTGCCCAGTCCGAGGTCGAGCACTACACCCGGATCGAGTTCGGGGTGGTCGACCGCGACATCGAGGTCGCCGCGCACGCCGTCAACGACCTGGTGCACCTGGTCGCCGAGCTGTTCGACAACGCCACCGCGTTCTCCCCGCCGGACTCGCAGGTCATGGTCGAGGCCCGGCGGGTGGGAGACCGGGCGGTGCTCTACGTCGAGGACCGCGGCATCGGTATCTCGCCCGACCAGCTCAGTGACCTCAACGAACGGCTCGCCACGCCCCCGCAGGTCGACGTGGCGGTGTCCCGGATGATGGGTCTCGTGGTGGTCGCCCGGCTCGCCGCCCGGCACGGCGTCAAGGTCGAGCTGCGCCCCGGATCCGACCGCGGCACGGTCGCCGACGTCACGCTGCCGACCTCGGTGCTGGTGCCCCGGGCCCTCGCCGGTCGTGGTCAGCCCGGCGCCTTCGCCGGCGCGAACGGTGGTCAGCCCGGCGCCAACGGTGGTCAGCAGGCCCCACCGCCGCAGCGCCCCGCCTTCCCCGCGCCGCTGGCGCTGGAGAGCGGGCCGGCGGCACGGGACCCGGAACCGGCCCCGGCGGCCCGCCCGTTCGAGTTCGACGCCCCGCTCAACGGCGGCGGGCTCTCCCGCAGCGGTCCACCCAGCCGATCCATGCCGGCCTGGTCGGACCTGACCGGGGCGCGGTCCGGCATGAACGGCGGCAGCGCCTTCACCCCGAGGCCGGCCTCGAACGGCCGGGGTGCCGAGCCCCTGCCACAGCGCCGGGCCATCGAGGAGGAACCGGCCGAGGGCGACGCCACCACCGGCGGCCCCGTCGGCGGCATCCCCCGCCAGATGCCGAGCAACCCCGAGGCCCGCTCCGGCCTGGAATCGATGGCCCCACCGGTGCCGTCCGCGCCGCCGGCCCGCCCGGTGTCGGCCCCGCCCGTCCGGTCGGCGCCACCGACGCAGGGCCAGCCGGGCGCCGCGCCGCCGGCCTGGCCCCCGGTCAGCGCCCCGGAGCGGGACCAGTCCACCCCGGCGGTGCCGGAACGGCTGGCCGCCGCCCTGGACATGACCGCCGAACTGCCCCGGGTGGCCCGGCCCGCCCCGGCGACCCCGGTCACCGCACCGCCGCCCGCCCCGGCGACGGCCGCCCAGGGTCGGTTCGCGGACGAGACGATGGAGCTGCCGATCTTCCGGGAGCTGGAGTCGGCCTGGTTCCGGACCCGCCGGCCGGCGTCGGAAGAGGCGGCCGGTCCGGGCGCACCCAAGCCCGTCGCCGCCAGCGAGTCGACGGCTCAGTTCGTCACCGCCGACGCCACCAGCGGAGCCGGGCAGCCGGTCCCCGCCTCGGCGGCCAGCCGGCCCGCGGCCACGCCGACGCTCACCGGCCCGGCGGCCGGGTCGGGCATCGGCAACGGCGCCGCCGGCCGACGCGGCGAGGCGACGTCGAGCGACTGGCAGACGGCGGCCGACGACGGCTGGCGGGCGGCCAGCGCGGCCGCTGACGCCCGCGCCGCCGAAACCACCAACACCGGGCTACCCAAGCGGGTACCGATGGCACAGTTGGTGCCCGGCGGGGTGGAGAAGCCGAACAACTCGGTGCAGCGCCGTACCCCGGAGGCGGTGCGCGGGCTACTCTCCGCGTACCACCGTGGGGTTCAGCGCGGCCGTAGTCACCCCTCGGACGAACACCCGACCAACCCGGAGGCAACTCCGGCAGGGCAGCAATCCTCGCAGGCCGACTCGGGCCGCGCGGCCGGGAGCAGCCAGAAGGAGCATGAAGGATGA
- a CDS encoding adenosine deaminase: MVAIGYDEIVRAPKALLHDHLDGGLRPATIVELAAEVGHELPATDADGLGRWFVAAADSGSLERYLETFRHTVAVMQTPGGLRRVAAECARDLADDGVVYAEVRFAPEQHLEKGLTLDQVVEAVLAGFADGAAEAARAGRPIRIGTLLTAMRHAARSQEIAELAVRHRDVGVVGFDIAGAEAGFPPTRHLDAFEYLQRENFHFTIHAGEAFGLPSIWQAIQWCGADRLGHGVRIVDDITPGSPPTLGRLAAYVRDKRIPLELCPSSNVQTGAAASIAEHPIGLLRDLRFRATVNTDNRLMSGTSMSREMALLVAAFGYGWAELQWFTINAMKSAFIPFDERLAIINEVIKPAYAKLMA, translated from the coding sequence ATGGTGGCAATCGGATACGACGAGATCGTCAGGGCGCCCAAGGCGTTGCTGCACGACCATCTGGACGGTGGGCTGCGGCCCGCGACAATAGTCGAACTCGCCGCCGAGGTGGGCCACGAACTGCCCGCCACCGACGCCGACGGACTGGGCCGGTGGTTCGTGGCCGCGGCCGACTCCGGGTCGCTGGAACGGTACCTGGAAACCTTCCGGCACACGGTGGCGGTCATGCAGACCCCGGGCGGGCTACGCCGGGTGGCCGCCGAGTGCGCGCGCGACCTGGCCGACGACGGGGTGGTCTACGCGGAGGTGCGGTTCGCGCCCGAACAGCACCTGGAGAAGGGCCTCACCCTCGACCAGGTGGTCGAGGCGGTGCTCGCCGGGTTCGCCGACGGGGCGGCCGAGGCGGCCCGCGCCGGCCGCCCGATCCGGATCGGCACCCTGCTCACCGCGATGCGGCACGCCGCCCGCTCGCAGGAGATCGCCGAGCTGGCCGTCCGGCACCGCGACGTCGGGGTGGTCGGCTTCGACATCGCCGGCGCCGAGGCCGGTTTCCCGCCGACCCGGCACCTGGACGCCTTCGAGTACCTGCAGCGGGAAAACTTCCACTTCACCATCCACGCCGGGGAGGCGTTCGGGCTGCCCTCGATCTGGCAGGCGATCCAGTGGTGCGGCGCCGACCGGCTCGGGCACGGGGTGCGGATCGTCGACGACATCACCCCGGGCAGCCCGCCGACGCTCGGCCGGCTGGCCGCGTACGTGCGGGACAAGCGGATCCCGCTGGAGCTCTGCCCGTCGTCGAACGTGCAGACCGGGGCCGCCGCCTCGATCGCCGAGCATCCGATCGGGCTGCTGCGGGACCTGCGCTTCCGGGCCACCGTGAACACCGACAACCGGTTGATGAGCGGCACCTCGATGTCCCGGGAGATGGCCCTGCTGGTGGCGGCGTTCGGGTACGGCTGGGCGGAGCTGCAGTGGTTCACGATCAACGCCATGAAGAGCGCCTTCATCCCGTTCGACGAGCGGCTGGCCATCATCAACGAGGTGATCAAGCCAGCGTACGCCAAGCTGATGGCCTGA
- a CDS encoding methyltransferase domain-containing protein — translation MVRAEVLRHLRCPVCAGPLTTPGPGAGPSVPAAGPLRCPRGHSFDRARQGYADLTAGRAVPPGDSAEMVAARTEFLDAGHYDFISAVLARAATVMIPPTGAFVVDTGAGTGRHLAAVLDALPAAVGLAVDVAKPALRRAARSHPRASAVRGDTWARLPLADASAGLVLNVFAPRNGPEFHRVLRPDGALLVVTPAADHLGELVGPLELLRVDPAKAARVADSLAGRFELASFGAYRRRLALSRAEVRTLVGMGPSAWHADPDRLSDRLAGLPEPVVATASIRLAVYRPR, via the coding sequence ATGGTGCGGGCAGAGGTGCTGCGGCATCTGCGCTGCCCGGTCTGCGCGGGTCCACTGACCACGCCCGGGCCGGGCGCCGGGCCGTCGGTTCCGGCCGCCGGGCCGCTGCGCTGTCCGCGCGGGCACAGCTTCGACCGGGCCAGGCAGGGGTACGCCGACCTCACCGCCGGCCGTGCCGTTCCGCCCGGCGACAGCGCCGAGATGGTGGCCGCCCGGACGGAGTTCCTCGACGCCGGTCACTACGACTTCATCTCCGCCGTGCTCGCCCGCGCCGCCACCGTGATGATCCCGCCGACCGGGGCGTTCGTGGTCGACACCGGGGCGGGCACCGGTCGGCACCTGGCCGCCGTCCTCGACGCGCTGCCGGCCGCGGTCGGGCTGGCCGTGGACGTCGCCAAGCCGGCGCTGCGCCGGGCCGCCCGCAGCCACCCCCGCGCCTCGGCGGTACGCGGCGACACCTGGGCCCGGTTGCCGCTCGCGGACGCCTCGGCCGGGCTGGTGTTGAACGTCTTCGCCCCGCGCAACGGCCCGGAGTTCCACCGGGTGCTCCGGCCGGACGGGGCGCTGCTGGTGGTCACCCCGGCCGCCGACCACCTCGGCGAGCTGGTCGGGCCGTTGGAGTTGCTCCGGGTCGATCCGGCCAAGGCCGCCCGGGTCGCCGACAGCCTGGCCGGGCGGTTCGAGCTGGCCAGCTTCGGGGCGTACCGGCGGCGGCTCGCGCTGTCCCGGGCGGAGGTGCGGACGCTGGTCGGGATGGGTCCGAGCGCCTGGCACGCCGACCCGGACCGGCTTTCCGACCGGCTGGCCGGACTGCCGGAGCCGGTTGTCGCGACCGCCTCGATCCGGTTGGCCGTCTACCGGCCGCGCTGA
- a CDS encoding DUF4272 domain-containing protein, with product MRRLRLPLPPAQFPLVWEPGDEVELRPTADIEARTAVLHLVLARCFGMPAQAGMSWLLSSHLVAAVTPPEWQFVAGSRGDHRSFVLHHDAVFALSWVLGLTKHLDPEAPTDERLMEVLPNLPAGETFSQWRSRTLAAPRDAAEAAALLDLYYCLDWGYLEVERRGEARPGFLDANAIGQRRWALEWAIIFHGPYHDPPAGWEEIDLST from the coding sequence ATGCGCCGGCTGCGGCTCCCGCTGCCGCCCGCGCAGTTCCCGCTGGTCTGGGAGCCGGGCGACGAGGTCGAGCTGCGGCCGACGGCCGACATCGAGGCCCGCACGGCGGTGCTGCACCTGGTGCTGGCCCGCTGCTTCGGGATGCCCGCCCAGGCGGGCATGAGCTGGCTGCTCAGCTCCCACCTGGTGGCCGCGGTCACCCCGCCCGAGTGGCAGTTCGTCGCCGGTAGCCGGGGCGACCACCGCTCGTTCGTGCTGCACCACGACGCGGTCTTCGCGCTCTCCTGGGTGCTCGGACTCACCAAGCACCTGGACCCGGAGGCGCCCACCGACGAGCGGCTGATGGAGGTGCTGCCCAACCTGCCGGCCGGCGAGACCTTCAGCCAGTGGCGGTCCCGCACCCTGGCCGCCCCCCGCGACGCGGCGGAGGCAGCCGCCCTGCTCGACCTCTACTACTGCCTCGACTGGGGATACCTGGAGGTCGAGCGGCGCGGGGAGGCCCGGCCGGGCTTCCTGGACGCCAACGCCATCGGGCAGCGCCGGTGGGCGCTGGAGTGGGCGATCATCTTCCACGGGCCCTACCACGACCCCCCCGCCGGTTGGGAGGAGATCGACCTGTCCACCTGA